CCTTGTCTCATAGCCGTCTTTCATTCTGTCGATCAAAGCGTCGGCTCCAACCAGCTTGCAGGCGCGAATGACTTCATCCGCAGAAATCGTTTCATCAAACATACGGACATTATCCAGAACACTGCCCGAATACAGGTATGGCTCTTGTTGAACGAGCCCGATCAGCTTATGAAGCTGCGCTTGAGAAATATCACGGATATCCGTGCCGTCTACCAGTATTCGTCCCTCCTGCACATCATAGAACCGGCAAAGCAGGCTGATCAAAGAGCTCTTGCCTGCTCCGGTCGTTCCGACGATTCCGATCATCTCTCCCGGTTTAATAAGAAGGTCAAGATCATCGATGACTTTTGTCCCCGCTTGATAGCTGAAGCTGACACAGGAGAAATGAATATGTCCCCGGATGGAAGCCGGATTCATATCGATAGGCTGGAGGGGCTCCGGCACTTCAGGCTTGATGGAAAATATATTCCAAATCCGGTTCTCGGAAACAGTTGCAGATTGAAGCGTATTCCACTGCTGCGTAATGTTATTAATCGGTTGGAAAAATTGGCGAATATACGTGATAAAGGCATACAGCACACCGAATTCAATGCTTTTATGCAAAACTGCCATTCCGCCAAGCCATGTGATAAAAGCTACGGACAGATTACCTAACAGATCGAAGGAGCGGTTGAACCATACATTTGTGCGAATTTCGCGAAGATTGGCTTGAAAATACCCCTGATTTCGTTCCGTAAAACGTTTCATCTGCTCCCGCTCCTGATGAAACGCCTGAATCAGATGCATACCAGACAAATTTTCGGCCGCGAAGCCGATCAGCTGGGACAGCTGCGCTCTGGACCATTGATACGTTTTGCGCATATAGGAACGGAATGATATGGCGATCACTGCGATGATCGGCAAAACCAGCATGCTGTCGAATGTCAGCTGAGGATCGAGCTGAAACATCAGCACGATGATGAAAACAAGCGTCATTCCGTCCCTGATTACACTCAGCATCACCTGTGTAAAAAATTGGTTTAACGTCTCCGTATCGCTCGAAACGTGAGTAATCAAGCTGCCGCTCGGCGTACGGTCATAGTAAGACATGGACAGCCGAAAAATATGCTGAAACAAATCCTTGCGGATGCGGGCGACAATACTTTGCCCGGCAAATTGCAGGAGATTGTTTTGCACATAGCTGAATATCAAGCTGCTGACAGACAGTCCTACATACAGAAGACAGATGGTGATGATCGGCTTATATTCGCCTATGCCTTTCATCAGATGGTCGTCAATCGCAATTTTAACCAAATATGGCTGAAATAAATCGGCCGCGATGCCCAATATAATGCACACGAACACCAGCAGGAACGTCCATTTGTGCGGCTTGGCGTAGATGGATAATGCCCGAAGAGCCGATAACTTTTTAGAAGCGGAGTCCGTATCCGGTCTATTGGGCGCTTTGGTCGTATTCATCGGTAGTCGGGCCCCCTCCCTCTTGAATATCATGCAGCTTGGCATACAAGCCGCGCTGTGCAAGCAGCTGTCGGTGAGTCCCGCGCTCGACAATGCGTCCTTGATCCAGCACGATGATCTCATCGACATGCTTGAGAGCACTGATCCGATGAGCGATCCATATCGTTGTTTTGGCCGCACGCTCCTTACGAATCGTATCAATAATATGCTTCTCCGTTACCGAATCGACCGCACTGACACTGTCATCCAGAATCATCAGCGGCGAATCCTTGATAATTCCCCTTGCCAGGCCTCGTTCGCTGGCGCTGCCCACCGGAGAGGGTCACGCCGCGCTCTCCGAGCTTGGTCTCAAAGCGGTCCGGAAATGCTGCAATACTGCTGAATATTTCCGCTTTACGAGCAGCCTGCTCAACCTGCTCGAAAGGGGTATTCCTTTGGTAAAACGCGATATTGTCACGAATTGTCGTGCTAAACAGAAAGCCCTCCTGCGGCACATAAGCAATCTGATTGCGCAGGCTCTCCAGGGTATGGTCGCGGATGTCACGATCCCCGATCCATACCGTACCTTCGGGAGGATCGTAGATACGGAGCAGCAGCTTGACCAGCGTCGTTTTGCCACTGCCGGTCTTTCCTACAATGCCAATTGATTTGCCGGGCTCAATCCGGAGGCTGATATCGTGCAGCACCTCATCTTCTTCCCCTGGATAAGCGAACGAGAGATTCTCGATGCGAATCACCGATTGTTGAAAATCCGCCTGTTTGGCACTCTCAATCTCCAAGATCTCCGAACGCATCGTGAGCAGGTCGTTGATTCTTTCAAGCGAAGCCCTTGAACGCTGCATCGTATTGATGACCCTGCCGATCTGCTGCAGCGGGTTGACCATCATTCGAATATAGAGTGTCAGTGCCACGAAATCGCCAAGTGTGATTTGATGTCGAACCGTTAAGTAGCCTCCGAACGCCAATGTTACCACCAAAGACAGCGCTCCCAAGAAAGGGATCAATGCTTCAAACAGTGATGACAAGCGTACAAGGCTGAGTTGATTGTCGCGAATGCGGTCTACCGTCACACCGAATCGGCGAATCATGATGTCTTCGACCGCGAATTTTTTCGCTACCCGAATGCCTCCAAACTGCTCCTCCGCTGATTCTGTCATGGCGCTTAGTGCTTCCTGTACATGGGTGGACCTTTTCTTGATAATGGGCCGGAATCGAACCACAAGATATGGGATAAACAAAAGGGGCGTTACACAAACCGCGATCAGATAGAGCGGAATGGAGCTGAACAGCATCGTAATGACGACTGCCCCGATCAAAATGGTCGAGTTTACCGTTTGGTTAATCCCCATGGAGATGGATTCCCCTGACTGCCGTAACATCGTTCACCACATAGCTAAGCAGTCTTCCTACGCCGTGCCGGGAATAAAAACTGGCTCCCAGCTTCGTAAAATGGTCGAACAAGCGATTTCTCGCGACAAACTCGAATTTTCTTCCCGTTCTCATAATCAGGTATTGACCGATTGCAGCCAGTACACCGAACGTCACCCCGATTGCCAGCAGCTCCAAGCTGTATTCAACAATCAGTGATGAGGTTAACTGACCAGCCTGCAGCTGGTCCGTAAATATCCCGAGAACCTTAGGGTAATATGACTGAACAATATTAGCGATCGAAATTAACATCGCCGCAAGGACATACAGCCGCCAGTGTTCTCTGACATAATCACTCAGTAACCTTGTAGATTTCAACCCGAATCACTTCCTAGTTGTTGTTATCACAGCGCCCTTACCCATTATACGCCTTTCGCTTACGAATAGGCGATTTTATGTTAAAATAGTGCTAATTCACGAATAGGAGAATCAATATGGAATTCAGATTAGACAAGATCGAGTCGAAAGTGGAGTTTTTCGAAGCTTATGATTTACGTACGTTGGAGAAAAAATTGATGTTCAGATTGAAAATAATAAAGCGCTGCTGCTGAACGTTCAATCCGTTTCCCATCAAGCCGTTTTCGATCCTAACGCAGGTAAAATCCTTTATAGTGCGGTCGTGCTTTTCAAAGCTTAACGGCGGCGCGTCCCATCTCAAATACATGGTTAGCAGGTGAACATTCCGTGAGTGTCAATGATTCCATAGGCTTTATCATTAGCAAGACGGCAAGGAAGCTGAATCAGATGCTGTCAATTCAATTCCAGCCCTATGATATTACGACCGAGCAATGGTCCGTGCTGAATAAGCTCGCAGAGGAAGGCGGTATTACTCAGAAGGAGCTCTCATGCCGGATTGAGAAGGATCCGACGAATGTCACCCGCATTCTCGACCAATTAGAGCGCAAGGGCTGGATTGAACGGGTTGCCAACGAAGAAGATCGCCGTTCCTTTCTTACTTATGCCACAGAAAGCGGCCGCGCACTGAGCGATGAACTGGAGCCGATAGAGAAAGAGTTCGTCCAAAGCATACTTCATTCGGTCTCCGATGAAGAAATTGCTCTCCTGCGGTCCATTATGGCGCGGATCAACGCGAATTTGGAAGCGAAAAGCAGCGAGGTCTAACTAAGATAACCGGCCGCGATTAGCAAAAGGTAAAAAACCCTGCAGTTCCGCCACTACAGCAGAATTGCAGGGATTTTATTGTACAATAATAAGGATCGCGCGTATGCAGATAAAGAAAGTTCATTACGAGCCCCTGTAGATGTTTTCAGTCTACAAAAATCTTCTCCGGTAATCGCACTTCCGGCAAAGCTCCTCGACAACTTCCCTCCGCGAGAAGCCGTCGTACAAGTTCGCGGCTCGCTCGCCTTCGATAATCTCAGAGAAATGCTGCTTATGGATGTTCCCTAGATTAATGACACCTTCGCCGTCCAGACAGCAGGGTATAACTGTGCCGTCTACAAGCACGCCTGCTTGGTTGCGGAGACCATGGCAGAAGCCCTTTCCGTCATCTTCTTCCTCTTTCAGCGCCGGCCATACAAATTCGTAATCCTGATTGATATAAATATTCGGTGCGATCTTGGTGCCTTTGCCGCGCACAACCTGCTCTTCAATCCGGTAGTCCAGATGAAAGGCTTGTTCGATCATACCCAGCAGCTCCCTATTTCGATTGCGCTCAGCATTCGTCGCGTTATCTCGATCCAGGTTCCACAGACGCAGTGAGAAGATCGTATCCGACATCGTTCGCGCCTCATGAATAAAATCCAGAATACCGGCCAAATATCCGGCCTTGTCTGTTGAGCCTTCGTGTCCGTCAAAGCTGTGCAAGGAAAAATTCATCTGCCTCAGCGCCGGTTTGCCCAACAGCTTGTGCCTATTCTTCGTAATTAGCGTTCCGTTGGACGTGATATTTACTTTAAAGCCGCGTTCGTGGCTTAGATCAAGCAGCTGATCAATCTTCGGATGCAGCAGCGGTTCGCCTTTAACATGAAAATAAATATATTCGGCGTGCGGCTTAACCTGGTCTAGCGTCTTTGTAAAATCCTCTATCGATATAAAATTAGCCTTCCGTTCCGTCGGAGGGCAAAACGAGCAGGCCAAATTACATACACTTGTAATCTCGATATAAAACTTTTTAAACTTTTTCATCGCTTTATGCTCCAGTTCTGATCATTCGTGTTTCCGCTACATTAAACTTACACATGGGAAAGGGACGTGTCAATGTCAGATCCTGTTGCAATGTATTAATATTTGCGGATTGAGAATTCACGCTTGGCCGTTTCCTGAGTAAATATCCCTTCCGCCGTGATGATATTAAGCGGAATTTCCTTCCCCGCAGCCAAATCCTTGACGGCCTTCATAATTTGTGGGCCAAGGAGCGGATTACATTCCACGGACATGTTCAATTTTTGGGCAATCATGGCTTGAAATGCAACCCGGGTCGCATCTACGGAAAGAACCTGTATATCCGTGCCCGGTTTTAAGCCCGCTTGCTCCAGAGCTTTAATGGCTCCCAGTGCCATGTCGTCATTATGAGCAAACACCACATCCGGCTTGATACCGCTGCGCAGCACCTTTTCCATCAATTGCTGACCGGATTCCAAAGTAAAATCTCCGATTTCCGAAGCCACGATATGAAAGGCTTCATTCTCAGAAAGTACCTCTTCAAAGCCTTTTTTGCGTTCAATTGCTGGAGCGGATCCTTTCGTCCCTTGCAGTTCAACAATGTTCACCTGTCTTCCGCCGCTGCTTTCCGACTGCTCCCGCTCCACAAGCCATCTGGCCGCACGTCTTCCCTCTTCGATAAAGTCGGATCCAATGAATGTCGTCCAGAGCGAATCATCCTCTACCTTCACCTTCCGGTCCGTCAGAAGGATGGGGATCCCTGCATCTTTCGCTTCCTTCAGCACCTCATCCCAGCCCGTCTCTACAATCGGTGAGAACGCGATCGCATCTACCTTTCGCGCAATAAAATTGCGTATAATCTGAATTTGCTTCTCCTGACTGCCTTGGGCATTTTGCATAACCAGTTCAATGTCCTTTTCACCTTCCGCAGCTTCCCGAATGGATTCCGTATTGACATTACGCCAGCTGCTTTCGTTACCTACAACGGCAACCCCAAGCACGATTTTCTTCGCGTTAGTCAATTCCTCCGATTCTTTAGCAGGCTCTTCGGTCACCCCAGGACTCAGCTCGCCACTTGTCAGTTCACCGGTGATCAAATGACTGCGCAAGATGATCTTCTTCGGCAGCCCCTTCTCATGATGGAGAATGTCCAGCGCATACTGCACAGCTTCTTTGCCACCGATCGGGCTCGTTACACTGCCGCTCAAAATCCCATTCTTAACCAGCTCAAAACCGCCATCGATCGTATCAAGCCCATCTATACCCAGCACATGAATGCCTTGTAAACCTAATTTCTGAATAGCCCGCGAAGCTCCGAGGGCCATAGCATCACTGTGAGCAAAAATAAGCCGTACCTTCGGGTAATCGGGCAATATACGAAGCATTTCATCCTCTGCCTTGTCCCGCTGCCAATCACCGACGACCGATTTGACAATCGGCTTATTCATCCTCCGCTCCAGCTCATCATTGAATCCGCGGCTCGTTTCTTCGACTGAAGTGGAGTTGGCTACACCTTCAATCTCGATAATGTCTCCGCCGCTGCCTTTCAGGAGCTCTGAAGCGAGCTGTGCGGATTTTCGACCAATCGATTCATTATCCGGTCCGATAAATAAGGAATAATCGTAGCCGGTTACGCCTCGGCCTAACACAATCACCGGAATGCTCTTGTAGGCCTCCGTTACGATGGGCGTCAACTGTTCGGAATCGTTCAAGGATATGATCAGCAAATCGATGCCGTACTGCATCAGCTTTTCTACATCATAGATTTGCTTCTCGCTGTTCTCAGCCGCATCCGTGAATATAAGCCGCACATTGCTGTGCTTCTCCGCCTCCTTACGAATTTCATTATTCATGAAGAGCTGCCTCGGCTCATCCAGATTCGGCTGGCTGATGCCAATCAGAAACTGTTGATCATCGGTAGCAGAATCAGTAGACAGCATATAACTCCCCACCGTTGTCATCGTGAGAACAAGCAAGCTAATCAATGCTACGACGAAAACAACCCTCATCCGAGATGCAGCCTTCATACATGATCCCCGCGTTTTCTAAATTCCATAGGTGATACCCCGGTCATTTTCTTGAAGGTATGGCTAAAATAGTGCTGAGTATGATAGCCGACCTTTTCCGCGATCTCATACATTTTCGAAGTGGGATCATTTAAGTATTGAATGGCTTTCTTAATGCGGACTTCCGTTAAATAATCAACAAACGAGCGGCCGAGCTCTTTTTTCAGCAGCTTGCTCAAGTAGTTAGCGTTGACGTTCATATGCTCCGCAACTTCCGAGAGCGACAAGTCTTCCTTATAATAGTAGGTTTCCAAATATTTCTTGGTCATTAATACAATTGGCGTCAAGCTATTGGCCTGATTAATTTCTGCTATAAGCTGCTCGGTTTGCTGAGGAAGCTCGTCAATTTGTTCCACGGTTGCTTGAACACAGAGCACATTTACACCTAGATAGGCCGCAACAATACGTTCAAACTCCACCTGAAACGTCATCCACGCGGATATATCGGTTAGGGCAGTGATTCCGCATAGCATCCCTTTACTTAAATGAAACACGATCGAGGTAGACTCCGACTGGAGCATCTCCTCCCAAATATTTTTCACAGCAAATTCCAGCAGTTGAGGATCCCAGGTTTTATTAGGCACATTCATGCTGATTTTGCCAAGCGGCTTAATGAGCATGAGCCCGATTTGTCCAGGAAAGTGGAGGCCATAGAATGCCCGTTCCTCCTGAATGCGCTCTTTGGAAAGCGTGCCTGTCATCCAGCCCTTCATGAAATCTTCGCGTAGCAGTGAGGATGTCGCCTGAAGCTTGTTGCTCATCCATTCCGTATGCCTTTGCTCCATTAAGTCTTTACGCAGCGTTTCAATCGCCTTATCGACAATATCGCTTAAGTCGGCCCTCTGTACCGGCTTTAATAAGTAATCAAATACGTTTAAGCGGACTGCCCGTTGTGCATAGGAAAACTCATCGTGTCCGGAAATCACAATCACAATACAAGCAGGCAATACTTCCTTCAGTCTTTCAATCAATTCAAGCCCATTCATAAAAGGCATGTTGATATCGACAAACATTAAGTCAGGGCGCACTTGCTGTGCAACGTCCAGGGCTTCTAGTCCATTCTCGGCTTCCGCCACCACTTCAATCTCTTTCTCCTCCCAAGGGAGGGCTTTGCGAAGACCGTTGCGAATCCGCGGCTCATCGTCCGCGATCATTAGCTTCCACATGGTTTGTCACCTCTTCATGCTTCGTATGTACGATCGGATGAATCAGCTCGACGGTAGTACCTTTGCCGTACTCGCTGTATACGCGAAGACCGTAAGCGATTCCATAAGTGAGCTGAATTCGCTCATTCACGTTAAACAGACCAAAGCCTGCTTCTTCGCTTCGCTTTTCTTCACCGCGTAAAACCCGGTTGATTTCTTCCAGACGCTCCGGCTTGATTCCTGCTCCGTCATCTTCCACCCGAAATCGTACAGTATCTTGATGTAGTAATGCGCTGATACGTATCCTGCCCTTGCCCAGCCTTGCCTTAATTCCGTGATAGATAGCGTTTTCAATCAAGGGCTGAAGGACAAGCTTTAGGATATGATAGCGTTTGACCTCCTCAGGAATATCCATTTCAAACTCCATTTTCCCCATATACCTTGACATTTGTATAATTAAATAGCTTTCCGCATGCTTCACTTCTTCACGGATCGAAATCAATTCATACCCTTTGTTAAGGCCTATACGGAAGAGATTGGTAAGTGCGCCGATAATTTCGATAATATCGTCCGCTTTGTATTCCTGCGCCATCCACTGGATGGTATCCAGCGTATTGTATAGAAAATGCGGCTTGATTTGAGCCTGCAGCACCTGAAGCTCCGCTTCCCGTTTCTTTTTCTGCTCCATATAGACAAGATTGATCAAATTCTTGATCTCTTCGACCATGTGATTAAAACTGTGTCCCAACTGCCCGATTTCGTCCTTCGTTTCACTCACGAACCGTTGGTTCAGATCCCCGCTCTGTACTCTTCTCATCAACCTCATTAGCTTGCGTACAGGGCGAATGATCGTCTCGGTAAAATACGTAGCTGCAAGGGAAGCGAGCACCAGTGTAATGATGGTCACAATAAACGTATAGGTACGAAGATCCATCACGACGCGCCTGTAATCGTCATTCGGGATGACTCCGATAATTTTCCAATGATAAGCTTCATAATCGTTATAAAGAATCCGGTAATCATGGCCTCTTATCTCTTTGGTCACACTAGGGTTGTCCTGAAGCCACTCTTGCCTAATCCTGTATACAATAGAATTCACTGGAGAATATACGATTTCTCCATTTTTATCCAAAATATAAATAAAGCCGGACTTTTCCAGCTGCAGGTTTTCAAAGATTTTCTTAAACATATCCATGCGCAAATCAATCAGGATGACGCCTAACACTTCCTTGGTGTCCGGGTCTCTCCATGCGCGAACAAGCGATAGTACATCGTTGGAGCTGTATGTTTGGCTTGTAGTTACATTTCGACCGATCGGGTTGCTGATTAAAAGTGTCTCATCCGGAGATGCTACTGCTCTCTTTGTACCAGCTTTCTTCCGTTAAAGGATCTCGCGTAATGCGATACATTTCATGGCCTAAAAACATGCCGCTTTGGCTGATTAACATGATGCCTGCTATCTCTGAATTACGCTCCGCATACTTGCGGAGCACCTGCGGCACTTGCCCGGAAGCAAGACCGTCAGGGGCTCCTCTCGTCTGCATGTACTTCTCTATCACCGGCTCGCTGCCGATGTAGAATGATATATCTTTTAAATGGTTGATATAAAAGTCAACATTGCTTTTAACCTGATGAATCATTTGCAGCGTATACTGATCGGCCTGCTGTTCGGAGTAATCGCCATATTTCTTGCTTCCCCAGAGGCTAAGTGTAAGTAAAGAGACTAATATGATAAGCAGAAAAATGCAGTTTAGCTTAAAGCGAATACTTTGATCCTGCCAGTATCGACGAATAACGTCCACCGACCAGCCTCCTCCAAACCTTTCTCTATCACACAATTCTCATTATAAGGAAATAGCCGCCTTTTGAGAATCTTTCTTTTTCAATGCATCCGGTTTGCGAGATTTTTCCCTGCGGGACACGATCGCTCGCTGCAGCGCGATGAAGGCGAACAATAGAAAGCCGATCACAATTTTTGTCCACCATGAGCTAAGCGTACCTTGGAACATAATAATCGTTTGAATGACTCCGGCACTAAGAACGCCCAGCATCGGACCGATCAGATATCCGAATCCGCCAGTTAACAGGATACCGCCGATTACACAAGCAGCAATGGCATCCATTTCTCCTCCCATCAAATGCAGAGCATAGCCGGAGAGCATATAGAAGGTAAAAATCACGCCGCCGAGTGCCGAACAAAATCCACTGAGCGTATAAACAGCCAACTTGGTGGAATAAACCGGAAGCCCCATCAGGGATGCGGAACGTTCATTGCCGCCAATCGCATAGACATTACGGCCGAAGGCCGTATACTTGGATACGTACATGCCTGCCGCTACGGTGATAAGCGCAATAATGACACTTACGGATAAGCTTGCTCCACCGAACAAGGGAACCTTCGCATTGGAAATGCTGCGATACATGGGATTGTCGATGACGATGCTCTCTGTGCTGATTAAGAAGCAGGTTCCGCGAGCCAAAAACATACCGCCCAAAGTAACAATCCATGGATGTATATCAAACCGGCAAATTAAGTAGCCCTGCAAGTATCCAAATATCGTGCCAAGCACGAGAACTGACGGAATCACAAGCATCGGATGGACGCCTGCACGCAGAAGCTCTGCCGAAACTACACTGACTAGAGCGATTAATGCTGCGACGGATAGATCAATACCTCCGGTCAAAATCACGAAGGCCATCCCCGTAGCCACGATGATGAGATACGCGTTATCCACAAACAAGTTCAAGAATACTTGTAAGGAAAAAAATCCGGTAAACATCACCGAGCCAATACCGTATAGCACCAGAAATAAGAGCAGTGTAGCCAGAATAGTGATATTGGATGAAGTAATCTTCAAAGACGGTCTCATGATGCCAGCACCTTCTTCCCTTGTTTACTACCGAATGAAGCCGCAACGATATTGCGGAAGATGTCGGATTGAAGCAGACATACAACAATGACAACGATCGCTTTCACGAACATTACGATTTGCGGAGGTACACCAAGCGTGTAAATGGTCGTAGTCAAGGTTTGGATAAACAAGGCGCCAAGGATCGTTCCTCCCAGGTAAAATCTCCCGCCTCGCATCGAAGTGCCTCCGATGACTACGGCCAGAATGGCATCAAGCTCGATCCAGAGGCCGGCATTGTTAGCATCTGCACCTGTGATATTAGAGCTGATAATAATGCCGGCAATGGCTGCACACAAGCCGCTTATGATATAGACAGATAGCATGACACGGGATGCATGTACCCCTGCAAACTCGCTGGAGATCCGATTGGCGCCGACAGCCTCCAAGAATAGCCCGAACGCCGTACGTCGCATCAAAAAGTACAAGAGCAGGAACACGATCATGGCGATGATGACGGCAAAAGGAATCCCCAGCAAATACCCGCCGCCCACATACCGGTACGCTTTATCGGAGATGGTAATAATCTGCCCTCCGGTGATAAGCTGTGCAATGCCCCGGCCTACCGTAAGCAGAATAAGCGTTGCAATCATCGGTTGTATTTTCATCTTCGCGATAAGAAGCCCGTTCCAATACCCGCACAGCGCACCGCATAGAAGTCCTGCCACCAAGGCAAGCACAAACGGTACCTGCTTCTGCAGCAGGAATGCGGATACCGAAGCCGCAATCGCTAAGACGGAGCCAACGGAGATATCAATACCTTCTTTCGCAATAACCAAGGTCATCCCCAGCGAGATGATGATAAGCGGCGTTCCCCTGTTCAAAATATCGATCAGACTCCCAAACAAATGACCGCTCTGAATGCGAATGTTAAAAAAGCCAGGCGTAAAAAACAAATTAAATAGAAGGATTAGCGCAAGGCCGACAGACGGCCAAAACATTTTGGACCGTTTGATCCTATGAAGCATGCTCGGTTGCTGACTCATGGCTGTTCCCCTCCTCTGCAATCATCTGCATAATGCGTGTTTCTGCAATTTCGTCACCGGACAGCTGACCAATTACTTGACGGTCACGCAGGACGAGAATCCGATCGCAGCAACCCACCATCTCTTCCCATTCGGAAGTAATAATCAGTATGGTCATTCCTTCATCTGCCAGTGACAAAATGAGCTTACGAATTTCTGCTTTAGAGCCGACGTCAATTCCGCGTGTGGGCTCATCGAGGATAAGCAGCTTGGGATCCGTTGCCAGCCATCTTCCCAGGATCGCCTTCTGCTGATTGCCCCCGCTTAGCTGGTCGATCCTTTGCTCCGAACCCGCTGTCTTGATGCTCAGCAAACGGATATATTTATCCGCAATTTCCTGCTGCTTGGATAACGGCAAATAGCTGAATACCCCCCGTTTGGCCTGCAGAGCCAGCACAATATTTTCACGTACCGATAGCTCCCCTACGATGCCTTCCACCTTACGTTCTTCCGGACAAAATGCCATCCCGTATTCAATAGCCTTCTTTGGATACATGCTTTTCATTTTCTCATTATTCACAATCAAAACGCCTTGATCGGCCTTATCAATTCCAAACAGCAGTTTGGCAATTTCCGTACGGCCGGAGCCTAGCAGCCCTGCAAGTCCCAGCACCTCACCCTTGCGGATCGTTATATCGAACGGATCCATCGAGCCCTTGCGTCCCAATTG
This genomic window from Paenibacillus hexagrammi contains:
- a CDS encoding ABC transporter ATP-binding protein — protein: MNTTKAPNRPDTDSASKKLSALRALSIYAKPHKWTFLLVFVCIILGIAADLFQPYLVKIAIDDHLMKGIGEYKPIITICLLYVGLSVSSLIFSYVQNNLLQFAGQSIVARIRKDLFQHIFRLSMSYYDRTPSGSLITHVSSDTETLNQFFTQVMLSVIRDGMTLVFIIVLMFQLDPQLTFDSMLVLPIIAVIAISFRSYMRKTYQWSRAQLSQLIGFAAENLSGMHLIQAFHQEREQMKRFTERNQGYFQANLREIRTNVWFNRSFDLLGNLSVAFITWLGGMAVLHKSIEFGVLYAFITYIRQFFQPINNITQQWNTLQSATVSENRIWNIFSIKPEVPEPLQPIDMNPASIRGHIHFSCVSFSYQAGTKVIDDLDLLIKPGEMIGIVGTTGAGKSSLISLLCRFYDVQEGRILVDGTDIRDISQAQLHKLIGLVQQEPYLYSGSVLDNVRMFDETISADEVIRACKLVGADALIDRMKDGYETRISERGSGLSAGERQLISFARIIVFQPKILILDEATANLDSHTEQLIQSALHTVAKGRTSLIIAHRISTIVNANRIIVMRQGRIAEEGTHEQLLKQHGYYEQLYLHAQGRVSSSHTG
- a CDS encoding MarR family winged helix-turn-helix transcriptional regulator, translating into MSVNDSIGFIISKTARKLNQMLSIQFQPYDITTEQWSVLNKLAEEGGITQKELSCRIEKDPTNVTRILDQLERKGWIERVANEEDRRSFLTYATESGRALSDELEPIEKEFVQSILHSVSDEEIALLRSIMARINANLEAKSSEV
- a CDS encoding radical SAM/SPASM domain-containing protein, yielding MKKFKKFYIEITSVCNLACSFCPPTERKANFISIEDFTKTLDQVKPHAEYIYFHVKGEPLLHPKIDQLLDLSHERGFKVNITSNGTLITKNRHKLLGKPALRQMNFSLHSFDGHEGSTDKAGYLAGILDFIHEARTMSDTIFSLRLWNLDRDNATNAERNRNRELLGMIEQAFHLDYRIEEQVVRGKGTKIAPNIYINQDYEFVWPALKEEEDDGKGFCHGLRNQAGVLVDGTVIPCCLDGEGVINLGNIHKQHFSEIIEGERAANLYDGFSRREVVEELCRKCDYRRRFL
- a CDS encoding substrate-binding domain-containing protein, which gives rise to MKAASRMRVVFVVALISLLVLTMTTVGSYMLSTDSATDDQQFLIGISQPNLDEPRQLFMNNEIRKEAEKHSNVRLIFTDAAENSEKQIYDVEKLMQYGIDLLIISLNDSEQLTPIVTEAYKSIPVIVLGRGVTGYDYSLFIGPDNESIGRKSAQLASELLKGSGGDIIEIEGVANSTSVEETSRGFNDELERRMNKPIVKSVVGDWQRDKAEDEMLRILPDYPKVRLIFAHSDAMALGASRAIQKLGLQGIHVLGIDGLDTIDGGFELVKNGILSGSVTSPIGGKEAVQYALDILHHEKGLPKKIILRSHLITGELTSGELSPGVTEEPAKESEELTNAKKIVLGVAVVGNESSWRNVNTESIREAAEGEKDIELVMQNAQGSQEKQIQIIRNFIARKVDAIAFSPIVETGWDEVLKEAKDAGIPILLTDRKVKVEDDSLWTTFIGSDFIEEGRRAARWLVEREQSESSGGRQVNIVELQGTKGSAPAIERKKGFEEVLSENEAFHIVASEIGDFTLESGQQLMEKVLRSGIKPDVVFAHNDDMALGAIKALEQAGLKPGTDIQVLSVDATRVAFQAMIAQKLNMSVECNPLLGPQIMKAVKDLAAGKEIPLNIITAEGIFTQETAKREFSIRKY
- a CDS encoding response regulator transcription factor gives rise to the protein MWKLMIADDEPRIRNGLRKALPWEEKEIEVVAEAENGLEALDVAQQVRPDLMFVDINMPFMNGLELIERLKEVLPACIVIVISGHDEFSYAQRAVRLNVFDYLLKPVQRADLSDIVDKAIETLRKDLMEQRHTEWMSNKLQATSSLLREDFMKGWMTGTLSKERIQEERAFYGLHFPGQIGLMLIKPLGKISMNVPNKTWDPQLLEFAVKNIWEEMLQSESTSIVFHLSKGMLCGITALTDISAWMTFQVEFERIVAAYLGVNVLCVQATVEQIDELPQQTEQLIAEINQANSLTPIVLMTKKYLETYYYKEDLSLSEVAEHMNVNANYLSKLLKKELGRSFVDYLTEVRIKKAIQYLNDPTSKMYEIAEKVGYHTQHYFSHTFKKMTGVSPMEFRKRGDHV
- a CDS encoding sensor histidine kinase, with translation MSNPIGRNVTTSQTYSSNDVLSLVRAWRDPDTKEVLGVILIDLRMDMFKKIFENLQLEKSGFIYILDKNGEIVYSPVNSIVYRIRQEWLQDNPSVTKEIRGHDYRILYNDYEAYHWKIIGVIPNDDYRRVVMDLRTYTFIVTIITLVLASLAATYFTETIIRPVRKLMRLMRRVQSGDLNQRFVSETKDEIGQLGHSFNHMVEEIKNLINLVYMEQKKKREAELQVLQAQIKPHFLYNTLDTIQWMAQEYKADDIIEIIGALTNLFRIGLNKGYELISIREEVKHAESYLIIQMSRYMGKMEFEMDIPEEVKRYHILKLVLQPLIENAIYHGIKARLGKGRIRISALLHQDTVRFRVEDDGAGIKPERLEEINRVLRGEEKRSEEAGFGLFNVNERIQLTYGIAYGLRVYSEYGKGTTVELIHPIVHTKHEEVTNHVEANDRGR
- a CDS encoding cache domain-containing protein — translated: MDVIRRYWQDQSIRFKLNCIFLLIILVSLLTLSLWGSKKYGDYSEQQADQYTLQMIHQVKSNVDFYINHLKDISFYIGSEPVIEKYMQTRGAPDGLASGQVPQVLRKYAERNSEIAGIMLISQSGMFLGHEMYRITRDPLTEESWYKESSSISG